The Enterococcus sp. 7F3_DIV0205 genome has a window encoding:
- a CDS encoding PTS sugar transporter subunit IIB — protein MSELNVLLVCGSGASSGFMAANMRKAAKTKKLDMSIVARSESEIENYIEEIDALMVGPHLEYIIDEIDEIIHGFPVKVILMKKEYYATLDGDAAIEHLLSSLKENE, from the coding sequence ATGAGTGAATTAAATGTATTACTAGTTTGCGGATCGGGAGCCAGTAGCGGTTTTATGGCAGCGAATATGCGTAAGGCAGCCAAAACAAAAAAATTAGACATGAGTATTGTAGCAAGAAGCGAATCTGAAATTGAGAATTATATTGAAGAAATCGATGCGTTGATGGTTGGACCTCATCTTGAATATATCATTGACGAAATTGATGAGATCATTCATGGTTTTCCGGTAAAAGTTATTCTAATGAAAAAAGAGTATTACGCAACACTGGATGGAGACGCTGCTATTGAGCATTTGTTAAGTTCGCTAAAAGAAAATGAATAG